In Gossypium arboreum isolate Shixiya-1 chromosome 5, ASM2569848v2, whole genome shotgun sequence, a single genomic region encodes these proteins:
- the LOC108453744 gene encoding uncharacterized protein LOC108453744 isoform X2 — translation MASSFDRWEKDPFFSVAEEVQESADRMESTYRTWIHASKDVCSSWNFEELRRDLRTTLGTTKWQLEEFERAVQSSYNANSSEDSRDRHRDFIVAIEDQVSKIEKSLQESALLEGKTSMPWVRLDKGECDDLALFLSGPTVSGEKKLPPKSHSRTNEIPRGINIESVPHCSKNSGQSVEWSSSEAKGEKSHGHRRTASASANIGTWKIAIGGDVLEQNSSNGQPSIPPRKVPSFSGFLNSMESVAKVKWSKNGFRKWKAVDCDSESNTELLRPPQLATGLNACYERSKSCLDCDNYDKQLYGWYGAIQRLLQRSQYQMRYGHPIRLAVWVVLFLCLIVLIGFYAI, via the exons ATGGCTTCGAGTTTTGACCGATGGGAAAAAGATCCTTTCTTCTCTGTGGCTGAAGAAGTTCAGGAATCTGCGGACAG GATGGAATCGACTTATCGGACATGGATACACGCCAGCAAAGACGTTTGTAGTTCGTGGAATTTCGAGGAACTTCGTAGGGACCTGCGTACTACCCTTGGCACCACAAAATGGCAG TTAGAGGAGTTTGAAAGGGCTGTACAATCAAGCTACAATGCAAATTCAAGTGAGGACTCGAGAGACAGGCATCGAGATTTTATTGTGGCAATTGAGGATCAGGTTTCAAAGATTGAAAAATCATTGCAGGAATCAGCCCTTTTGGAGGGTAAGACATCAATGCCTTGGGTGCGATTGGACAAAGGGGAATGCGATGATCTTGCTTTATTTTTGTCCGGACCAACTGTATCCGGTGAAAAGAAACTTCCTCCTAAGAGTCATTCTAGGACTAATGAAATCCCACGAGGAATCAATATAGAATCTGTACCACATTGCTCGAAAAATTCAGGTCAATCTGTTGAGTGGAGCTCCTCCGAGGCTAAGGGCGAGAAGTCACATGGGCATAGGAGGACTGCTAGTGCTAGTGCCAACATTGGCACTTGGAAGATTGCTATCGGTGGGGATGTTTTAGAACAGAACTCTTCCAATGGTCAGCCCTCCATTCCCCCACGAAAGGTACCAAGCTTCTCTGGTTTCCTAAATTCAATGGAATCTGTAGCCAAGGTGAAGTGGTCGAAGAATGGTTTCAGGAAGTGGAAGGCAGTAGATTGTGATTCGGAGTCTAATACAGAGTTGTTGAGACCTCCTCAGCTGGCTACG GGCCTCAATGCATGCTATGAACGAAGTAAGAGTTGCCTAGATTGTGATAATTACGATAAGCAACTTTATGGCTGGTATGGGGCTATTCAAAGACTACTCCAAAGGTCTCAGTATCAAATGCGGTATGGTCATCCCATTCGACTAGCAGTTTGGGTTGTGCTCTTCCTTTGTTTGATTG TTTTAATTGGATTTTACGCAATATGA
- the LOC108453744 gene encoding uncharacterized protein LOC108453744 isoform X1 — protein sequence MASSFDRWEKDPFFSVAEEVQESADRMESTYRTWIHASKDVCSSWNFEELRRDLRTTLGTTKWQLEEFERAVQSSYNANSSEDSRDRHRDFIVAIEDQVSKIEKSLQESALLEGKTSMPWVRLDKGECDDLALFLSGPTVSGEKKLPPKSHSRTNEIPRGINIESVPHCSKNSGQSVEWSSSEAKGEKSHGHRRTASASANIGTWKIAIGGDVLEQNSSNGQPSIPPRKVPSFSGFLNSMESVAKVKWSKNGFRKWKAVDCDSESNTELLRPPQLATGLNACYERSKSCLDCDNYDKQLYGWYGAIQRLLQRSQYQMRFNWILRNMRTQNPRLAVHTQWLNILGGRWLRSPACASYAGTLMLYTVKF from the exons ATGGCTTCGAGTTTTGACCGATGGGAAAAAGATCCTTTCTTCTCTGTGGCTGAAGAAGTTCAGGAATCTGCGGACAG GATGGAATCGACTTATCGGACATGGATACACGCCAGCAAAGACGTTTGTAGTTCGTGGAATTTCGAGGAACTTCGTAGGGACCTGCGTACTACCCTTGGCACCACAAAATGGCAG TTAGAGGAGTTTGAAAGGGCTGTACAATCAAGCTACAATGCAAATTCAAGTGAGGACTCGAGAGACAGGCATCGAGATTTTATTGTGGCAATTGAGGATCAGGTTTCAAAGATTGAAAAATCATTGCAGGAATCAGCCCTTTTGGAGGGTAAGACATCAATGCCTTGGGTGCGATTGGACAAAGGGGAATGCGATGATCTTGCTTTATTTTTGTCCGGACCAACTGTATCCGGTGAAAAGAAACTTCCTCCTAAGAGTCATTCTAGGACTAATGAAATCCCACGAGGAATCAATATAGAATCTGTACCACATTGCTCGAAAAATTCAGGTCAATCTGTTGAGTGGAGCTCCTCCGAGGCTAAGGGCGAGAAGTCACATGGGCATAGGAGGACTGCTAGTGCTAGTGCCAACATTGGCACTTGGAAGATTGCTATCGGTGGGGATGTTTTAGAACAGAACTCTTCCAATGGTCAGCCCTCCATTCCCCCACGAAAGGTACCAAGCTTCTCTGGTTTCCTAAATTCAATGGAATCTGTAGCCAAGGTGAAGTGGTCGAAGAATGGTTTCAGGAAGTGGAAGGCAGTAGATTGTGATTCGGAGTCTAATACAGAGTTGTTGAGACCTCCTCAGCTGGCTACG GGCCTCAATGCATGCTATGAACGAAGTAAGAGTTGCCTAGATTGTGATAATTACGATAAGCAACTTTATGGCTGGTATGGGGCTATTCAAAGACTACTCCAAAGGTCTCAGTATCAAATGCG TTTTAATTGGATTTTACGCAATATGAGGACACAGAATCCTCGACTGGCAGTTCATACTCAGTGGCTAAATATTTTGGGGGGAAGGTGGTTAAGGAGTCCAGCTTGTGCAAGTTATGCTGGCACCCTGATGTTATACACGGTGAAGTTTTGA